The genomic window GACGTCGACGGCGCTGTCGAGGTGACCTGTCGCTGCACGGTCCGCCACGCGGGAGTGCAGCCCGGGGAGGTGGAGCGGCTCCAGTCGGTTGCGCAGCGAGGCCGGATCGAAGGTGAACACCGGGGTCGCGGCAGGTTTGAGGAGTGCACCGATCACCCATCCCCGGCCCGTCAGCTCGCGGGTGGAGGCCGAGCTGGTGGCACCGGAGATCCCGGCTCCACGGTCGTCGACCGTGAAGTTCAGGGCGGGGAACGCGAGGACCTGCTGGTTCGAGTGCTGCCCTACAGGAACGTCCCACTCGCAGATCCACCACCACGCGACCAGTTCATCGGTCTGCACCGAGGCGGGCAGACGCCGGAACGTCACCGGGGGATGTTCGGGGTAGGGGACCCCGCGGCCGTTCGGCACGGTCTTCGCAACCATGGCAAGAATCTACAAGTCCAGGGGAATTGCCATGACCTACGGTTGTGACATGGCTGACAACAAGACCACCGGTGAGAATTCCTCCTACATGCTCCACGGCCGCCTGCGCTCCACTGCGGGCGAGGGTGACACGCTGGCAAGCATCCTGAGCGAGCAGGAGCGCAACGAGCCGATGCCGGGATGCCGTCTCTACCTGGTCGCCCGTGACCCGCAGGACGCCGACGCCGTGTGGGTCACCGAGGTCTGGGACACCGAGGCCGCCCACCGTGCCTCCTTGGAGATCCCGGCGGTGCAGGAGCGGATCGCCCGGGCCATGCCCATCATCGACCGGGAGGGGATGACGCAGCAGGAACTCGTGGCCGTCGCGGGCATTCCCTCGGCGCCCTGAGACACCACGGTCCCGGCAGTGCCGCGCGTGGGCTGGCCCGGCGGGACCAGCCGGCCCCGCGGCGTCGTCGTCAGGCGGTGGGCCGGGCGGTGCCGTAGTAGGTGCCCAGGAACTCGTCCCGGTACTCGAAGTAGGTGTCTGTCTCGATCGCGGCGCGGGCGCCGGCCACGAGGTCCAGGACGAAGCGCTCGTTGTGGATGGACGCCAGGGTGGCGGCGTTGCGCTCCTTGGACTTGAACAGGTGCCGCAGGTACGCGCGGGTGTAGTGCGTGCACGTGTAGCAGGGGCACGTGTCCGAGATGGGCGTGAAGTCCCGCTTGAAGCGGATGTTCGTGAGGTTGAAGCGGCCCGTGGGGGAGTAGACCGCGGAGGAGCGCGCCACGCGGGTGGGGGAGACGCAGTCGAAGGTGTCCACCCCGTTGTCGATCGCGGTGAAGATGTCGTCCGGCTC from Kocuria rhizophila DC2201 includes these protein-coding regions:
- a CDS encoding DUF6597 domain-containing transcriptional factor, with the translated sequence MVAKTVPNGRGVPYPEHPPVTFRRLPASVQTDELVAWWWICEWDVPVGQHSNQQVLAFPALNFTVDDRGAGISGATSSASTRELTGRGWVIGALLKPAATPVFTFDPASLRNRLEPLHLPGLHSRVADRAATGHLDSAVDVLSRWLVARAGALDDSALTANHMGRLATTDPQITSVSGLADAVGVSQSGLCRLARRYVGVSPYSMIRR
- a CDS encoding putative quinol monooxygenase, with the protein product MADNKTTGENSSYMLHGRLRSTAGEGDTLASILSEQERNEPMPGCRLYLVARDPQDADAVWVTEVWDTEAAHRASLEIPAVQERIARAMPIIDREGMTQQELVAVAGIPSAP